In one window of Candidatus Sulfuricurvum sp. RIFRC-1 DNA:
- the coaBC gene encoding bifunctional phosphopantothenoylcysteine decarboxylase/phosphopantothenate--cysteine ligase CoaBC → MLIPSNLLEGKKILLGVTGSIAAYKSLELLRLYIKAGAEVRVVMTPAAKKFVAPLSFEALSRNRVLDDTNESWSDDFNHIKISGWADLLVIAPATANTIAKLANGIADTILTQCALAYPGIKLLAPSANTNMIQNPMIQASMKMLAIANYEIVNTQTKELACQVTGDGAMAEPLEIFWQSARIMLKNDFWTDRRVIVTGGGTIEKLDDVRTISNRSSGKMASALAAALFLRGADVNLIATRFDEGLPTSIHTIDVESSEEMEEYLTDSIRIAKKGKLTKPSLIHDEPIALIQKEPFLFMAAAVSDYIPTHPQEGKLKKEMLGESWNIEMKQNVDLLKSCNKEGIKTVAFKAETDPAVATQNAQNLLVNKGANAVCLNIIDVNNPFGSDTNRIDFITVERTVSLPRNEKLGLSLQLLDEAMRI, encoded by the coding sequence ATGTTAATCCCCTCAAACCTTTTGGAAGGTAAAAAAATCCTCCTTGGAGTGACCGGTTCGATCGCGGCCTACAAATCACTCGAATTGCTCCGTCTCTACATCAAAGCGGGGGCCGAAGTGCGAGTCGTTATGACCCCTGCCGCAAAAAAATTCGTAGCGCCGCTCAGTTTTGAAGCCCTGAGCCGTAACCGTGTCCTCGATGATACCAACGAGTCATGGAGTGACGATTTTAACCACATCAAAATTTCCGGGTGGGCCGATCTGCTCGTTATCGCCCCCGCCACCGCCAACACGATTGCCAAACTCGCCAACGGTATCGCCGATACGATACTCACCCAATGTGCCCTCGCCTATCCGGGAATCAAACTCCTCGCTCCATCGGCAAACACCAACATGATCCAAAATCCGATGATCCAAGCCTCCATGAAAATGCTCGCCATCGCCAACTACGAGATTGTCAATACCCAGACCAAAGAGTTAGCGTGTCAAGTGACGGGTGATGGCGCAATGGCGGAGCCTCTGGAGATTTTTTGGCAGAGTGCCCGAATAATGCTCAAAAACGATTTTTGGACTGATCGCCGTGTTATCGTCACCGGCGGGGGGACGATCGAAAAGCTCGACGATGTCCGCACCATCTCTAACCGCTCCAGCGGTAAAATGGCCTCAGCACTTGCTGCAGCGCTCTTTTTACGAGGAGCCGATGTAAACCTGATTGCAACCCGTTTTGATGAAGGTCTTCCGACCTCGATCCATACCATCGATGTTGAAAGCTCCGAAGAGATGGAAGAATACCTCACCGATTCGATCCGTATCGCAAAAAAAGGGAAACTCACCAAACCTTCACTGATTCACGATGAGCCTATCGCTCTGATCCAAAAAGAGCCTTTTTTGTTTATGGCGGCGGCGGTGAGCGATTATATTCCGACCCATCCTCAAGAGGGAAAACTCAAAAAAGAGATGTTAGGGGAATCATGGAATATCGAGATGAAACAAAACGTCGATTTGCTCAAATCATGTAACAAAGAGGGGATTAAAACGGTCGCATTCAAAGCCGAAACCGATCCCGCTGTCGCAACCCAAAACGCCCAAAATCTTTTGGTAAACAAGGGGGCTAATGCGGTATGCCTTAACATCATCGATGTAAATAACCCTTTTGGAAGTGATACAAACCGAATCGATTTTATCACCGTTGAAAGGACTGTTTCTCTCCCTAGAAATGAGAAACTGGGACTCTCTCTCCAACTCTTAGATGAAGCGATGCGTATATGA
- a CDS encoding LptF/LptG family permease encodes MDKLRHYILSNLSILFFSIFLPLFAIASVIFMIKLATYTAVIQLSIAEMGKLYLFVLPELLFYTLPIAFIVGGALTLYRLSNDNEMVVVFSLGISPSYVARVLAIPALLLSILLFVNFVVVIPYIKIISGNFLEKKRAEAKFNLTASEFGHNFGDWMLFINKSDSESRAFGDVVLFNKEMKEEILITAEKAELINHKGVLQLQLSNGQSYSYDNALLKTMLFKTAYINDMMNTDPTIYRNTLDFWTNKEERPKKNRLIITNTLLSLFPLISVFLMIALGVVHARHQKRWIYLWLFLSIVGFYASAIITQQWLGFHTIWVVALGWVILSYGFYKRLVGTRF; translated from the coding sequence ATGGATAAATTACGCCATTACATTTTATCGAATCTCTCGATTCTCTTTTTCTCGATTTTTCTCCCGCTGTTCGCAATCGCTTCGGTCATATTTATGATCAAACTTGCAACCTATACGGCAGTCATTCAGCTCAGTATCGCGGAGATGGGGAAGCTCTATCTTTTCGTATTGCCCGAGTTGCTCTTTTATACCCTCCCGATCGCTTTTATCGTCGGCGGGGCCCTCACACTCTACCGTCTCTCAAATGATAATGAGATGGTCGTCGTTTTTTCGCTCGGCATATCCCCTTCGTATGTTGCGAGAGTTTTGGCAATTCCCGCATTGCTTCTCTCTATCCTCCTTTTTGTCAATTTTGTAGTAGTTATCCCCTATATCAAAATTATCTCCGGCAACTTTTTGGAGAAAAAAAGGGCGGAAGCCAAGTTCAACCTTACGGCGTCAGAGTTTGGTCATAACTTCGGGGATTGGATGCTCTTTATCAACAAAAGCGATTCGGAATCACGTGCCTTCGGAGATGTAGTCCTTTTTAACAAGGAAATGAAAGAAGAAATCCTCATAACCGCTGAAAAAGCAGAACTCATTAACCATAAAGGGGTCTTGCAGCTGCAATTGTCAAACGGACAAAGTTACAGTTATGATAACGCGCTTCTCAAAACCATGCTTTTTAAAACCGCCTACATTAACGATATGATGAATACCGATCCTACCATCTACCGTAACACACTCGATTTTTGGACAAATAAGGAAGAGCGACCGAAAAAAAATAGACTCATCATCACCAATACCCTCTTAAGTCTTTTCCCCCTTATTTCCGTATTTTTGATGATTGCCTTGGGTGTCGTCCATGCACGCCACCAAAAGCGATGGATTTACCTATGGCTTTTTCTCTCCATCGTCGGATTTTATGCCTCTGCCATCATCACCCAGCAATGGCTCGGATTTCATACGATCTGGGTGGTAGCACTCGGATGGGTGATCCTCTCCTATGGTTTCTATAAACGTTTAGTGGGAACGCGCTTTTGA
- a CDS encoding A24 family peptidase encodes MELLFVFIVGAAIGSFLNVVIIRTPRDESVSFPASHCMSCNTPLRAWHNIPILSWLFLRGKCSFCGEKISIQYPLIELLSGLIFLFSAMKLGVSIQSFGVALTFDLLLALSAIDYYYKMVPDSINLSALTIAILSATSFGQLGYNFTNALLFAGGFTLLRFYLSYAIKKEAMGEADIMIAATMGALLGIKLGLVAIFVGAVLALPALLLTQGESDDSKQLPFIPFLAMGCWIVLMFDTYVTAYLAGLYG; translated from the coding sequence ATGGAACTACTCTTTGTTTTTATTGTGGGAGCGGCGATCGGATCATTTTTAAATGTCGTTATCATCCGCACACCGCGTGATGAAAGCGTCTCTTTTCCTGCATCCCATTGTATGAGCTGTAATACTCCTCTTCGCGCTTGGCACAATATCCCGATCCTTTCATGGCTCTTTTTACGAGGAAAATGTTCTTTTTGCGGTGAAAAAATCTCGATACAATATCCTCTCATCGAATTGCTCAGCGGACTTATCTTCCTTTTTAGTGCAATGAAACTGGGGGTGAGTATTCAATCGTTCGGTGTTGCTTTAACGTTTGATCTCCTTTTGGCCCTATCGGCTATCGATTATTATTACAAAATGGTCCCCGACAGTATCAACCTCTCCGCACTCACCATCGCTATTTTGAGTGCAACCTCCTTCGGACAGCTCGGTTATAACTTCACCAATGCCCTTTTGTTTGCCGGTGGATTTACCCTCCTTCGTTTTTACCTCTCCTATGCCATCAAAAAAGAGGCGATGGGAGAGGCCGATATTATGATTGCCGCTACGATGGGGGCATTGCTGGGGATCAAATTGGGACTTGTTGCGATTTTCGTAGGTGCAGTGCTCGCTCTTCCGGCACTGTTGCTCACACAAGGAGAGAGTGATGACTCCAAACAACTTCCGTTTATCCCGTTCTTAGCGATGGGATGTTGGATTGTACTCATGTTCGATACGTATGTAACGGCTTATTTGGCGGGGTTATATGGATAA
- a CDS encoding type II toxin-antitoxin system RelE/ParE family toxin: MSKKINVVFYQSPSGNEPVREWLKSLEPHDRQIVGNDIKTVEYGWPIGMPVSRPLGNKLYEVRSNISDKRIAWVIFTILDDWMVLLHGFIKKSQQTPKEEIDLAIKRLKEIR, encoded by the coding sequence ATGAGTAAAAAAATAAACGTCGTATTCTATCAAAGCCCAAGCGGCAACGAACCCGTGCGCGAATGGCTCAAATCATTAGAGCCGCATGATCGTCAGATCGTCGGCAATGATATTAAAACCGTCGAATACGGATGGCCTATCGGGATGCCCGTATCGCGCCCGCTCGGAAACAAACTCTACGAAGTGCGGAGCAATATTTCCGATAAGCGTATCGCATGGGTGATCTTTACGATACTAGACGATTGGATGGTACTGCTCCACGGGTTCATTAAAAAAAGCCAGCAAACCCCAAAAGAAGAGATAGATTTGGCGATCAAACGCCTAAAGGAGATACGATGA
- the glmU gene encoding bifunctional UDP-N-acetylglucosamine diphosphorylase/glucosamine-1-phosphate N-acetyltransferase GlmU, whose translation MSNSLSIVILAAGKGSRMKSPKAKVLHEICGREMLYYSIKAALEITDDVIVVVAHQKEAVITAMEKHFSNLTFVTQDADNFPGTGGAMMGVNPRYDDVLVLNGDMPLIERSSIEKFLANPADIVMSVIPLDNPSGYGRVVIENDRVQRIVEEKDASESEKTINTVNAGVYAFKHHVLQTYIPRLSNANAQKEYYLTDVIEMARNDGLSIAPLYVEEVEFKGVNSKNDLTNAEMIMMNRLRRAWMDAGVIMQLPETIYIEEGVKFEGECVLENGARLCGNTLIINSHIKAHSVIEESVIRDSDIGPLAHIRPLSVITGTHIGNFVEVKKSTLNGVKAGHLSYLGDAVIDSGTNIGAGTITCNYDGVKKYQTIIGKNVFVGSDTQLVAPVEIADNVMIAAGTTVTAGKYESDILILSRTPIRKVAGFFTKFFGKGKVC comes from the coding sequence ATGTCCAACTCTCTCTCTATCGTAATTTTAGCCGCCGGAAAAGGTTCTCGTATGAAATCGCCGAAAGCTAAAGTACTTCATGAGATTTGCGGACGCGAAATGCTCTACTACAGTATTAAAGCCGCGCTAGAGATTACCGATGATGTTATCGTCGTCGTCGCCCACCAAAAAGAGGCCGTAATCACCGCGATGGAAAAACATTTCAGCAACTTGACGTTTGTCACCCAAGATGCCGATAATTTCCCCGGCACAGGGGGAGCGATGATGGGAGTGAACCCGCGATATGATGATGTCCTTGTTCTCAATGGCGATATGCCCCTGATTGAGCGTTCATCGATCGAAAAATTCCTCGCCAATCCTGCCGATATCGTGATGTCGGTTATCCCCCTCGACAATCCCTCAGGCTACGGCCGTGTCGTTATTGAAAACGACCGCGTTCAACGAATCGTTGAAGAGAAAGATGCGAGTGAAAGCGAAAAAACGATCAATACCGTCAATGCCGGAGTCTATGCGTTTAAACACCATGTATTGCAAACCTATATCCCCCGTCTTTCCAACGCAAACGCGCAAAAAGAATATTATCTTACCGATGTTATCGAAATGGCACGCAACGATGGATTGAGTATTGCCCCGCTCTATGTCGAAGAAGTGGAATTCAAAGGGGTCAATTCCAAAAACGATCTCACCAATGCCGAGATGATTATGATGAATCGCCTCCGCCGTGCCTGGATGGATGCGGGGGTGATTATGCAACTGCCTGAAACCATCTATATTGAGGAAGGGGTAAAGTTTGAGGGAGAATGTGTCCTCGAAAACGGTGCACGCCTGTGCGGAAATACCCTGATCATCAACTCTCACATCAAAGCCCACAGCGTGATTGAAGAGAGTGTTATCCGTGATTCGGATATCGGTCCGCTAGCCCATATCCGTCCTCTTAGTGTGATTACGGGGACCCATATCGGGAACTTCGTCGAGGTCAAAAAATCGACCCTTAACGGCGTTAAAGCAGGTCATCTAAGCTATTTAGGCGATGCCGTGATCGATTCGGGAACCAATATCGGAGCGGGAACCATCACCTGCAACTACGATGGGGTGAAAAAATACCAAACTATCATCGGTAAAAATGTCTTTGTCGGAAGCGATACCCAGCTCGTAGCTCCTGTCGAGATAGCCGATAATGTGATGATCGCCGCAGGGACAACCGTGACAGCAGGTAAATACGAAAGTGATATCCTCATCCTCAGCCGTACACCAATCCGTAAAGTAGCCGGATTTTTCACCAAATTCTTCGGAAAGGGGAAAGTATGTTAA
- the uppS gene encoding polyprenyl diphosphate synthase, producing the protein MSNQPCHIAIIMDGNGRWAESKGENRTFGHERGAEVVRTITTYCANHSDIHRLTLYAFSTENWKRPKLEVEFLMKLLERYLKNEKITYLNGNIRFEPIGDLSIFSKSLRKVIDDIQNATASCTGLVQSLALNYGGRDEIVRAANALRDSGALTVESVGKALDCQHDVDLLIRTGGDHRLSNFLLWQAAYAELFFTNTLWPEFSVDELEAIIKKFKTVERRFGGLN; encoded by the coding sequence ATGAGCAATCAACCTTGCCATATTGCGATTATTATGGACGGAAACGGCCGCTGGGCCGAATCCAAAGGGGAAAATCGGACATTCGGCCACGAGAGAGGGGCAGAGGTTGTTCGTACCATCACAACTTATTGCGCTAATCACAGCGATATCCATCGTCTGACCCTTTATGCATTCAGTACCGAAAACTGGAAACGTCCGAAGCTTGAAGTCGAGTTTTTAATGAAACTTCTGGAGCGTTATCTTAAAAATGAAAAAATTACCTATCTAAACGGAAACATCCGTTTTGAGCCGATTGGGGATCTCTCCATCTTCTCCAAATCGCTCCGTAAAGTGATCGATGATATTCAAAATGCGACAGCCTCATGTACGGGATTGGTGCAAAGCTTAGCACTCAACTATGGGGGGCGTGATGAAATTGTCCGTGCGGCAAATGCTCTGCGCGATAGCGGAGCACTTACGGTAGAATCCGTGGGAAAAGCACTCGACTGTCAACATGATGTTGATCTGCTGATCCGAACCGGGGGAGATCATCGGCTGTCGAATTTTCTCCTGTGGCAAGCGGCGTATGCAGAGCTATTTTTCACCAATACCCTATGGCCTGAATTCAGTGTTGATGAACTCGAAGCCATTATCAAAAAATTTAAAACAGTCGAAAGACGCTTCGGAGGATTAAACTGA
- a CDS encoding helix-turn-helix transcriptional regulator has product MTNRPSFEAFKEKALKNEEVKAEYEALEPIFALKKQMIKARLEAKLSQEDVANLLHTKKSNISRLESPNSKNMPNLSTLMEYAKAVGFNLEINLTRSPLAS; this is encoded by the coding sequence ATGACGAATAGACCTTCTTTTGAAGCATTCAAAGAAAAAGCTCTGAAAAACGAAGAGGTTAAAGCCGAATATGAGGCATTAGAACCGATCTTTGCACTCAAAAAACAGATGATAAAAGCCCGTCTCGAAGCGAAACTCTCCCAAGAAGATGTTGCCAACCTGCTTCATACCAAAAAAAGTAACATTTCGAGATTAGAAAGCCCAAACAGTAAAAACATGCCCAATCTATCCACCTTGATGGAATACGCAAAAGCCGTCGGCTTCAACCTCGAAATCAATCTAACACGAAGCCCTTTGGCTTCGTAA
- a CDS encoding XRE family transcriptional regulator → MKPQGIGTNFDDFLEKEGMLAEAEAVAIKRVIAYQLEETMKKEHITKTEMAKRMHTSRSAIDRLLDPLNTSITLATIESAVSAMGKRLQIQMV, encoded by the coding sequence ATGAAACCACAGGGAATCGGAACCAATTTTGATGATTTTTTAGAAAAAGAAGGGATGCTCGCAGAAGCCGAAGCGGTAGCGATCAAACGGGTCATCGCTTACCAACTCGAAGAGACAATGAAAAAAGAGCATATTACTAAAACCGAAATGGCAAAACGGATGCATACCAGCCGCAGTGCGATTGATCGTCTACTCGATCCACTCAATACCTCAATCACCCTCGCAACCATCGAAAGTGCGGTCAGTGCAATGGGGAAACGATTACAGATTCAGATGGTGTAA
- a CDS encoding type II toxin-antitoxin system RelE/ParE family toxin, whose protein sequence is MKWEIEFFNETVETDTLSFPAKILAKMLRIFEMIEEHGPNLGKPYTDAFGEGLFEVRAKGAEGIGRSFFCYASGKKIIILHSFVKKTQKTPQKEIEIAIKRKKEIEHDE, encoded by the coding sequence ATGAAATGGGAAATCGAATTTTTCAACGAAACAGTTGAAACCGATACGCTGTCCTTTCCTGCCAAGATTTTGGCAAAAATGCTTCGTATCTTCGAGATGATCGAAGAACACGGTCCCAATCTCGGAAAACCGTACACCGATGCTTTTGGTGAGGGACTTTTTGAAGTTAGGGCTAAAGGAGCGGAGGGGATAGGAAGAAGTTTCTTTTGTTACGCGAGTGGGAAAAAAATCATCATTCTCCACTCATTTGTGAAAAAGACCCAAAAAACACCCCAAAAAGAGATCGAAATCGCCATCAAGCGAAAAAAGGAGATTGAGCATGACGAATAG
- the trmA gene encoding tRNA (uridine(54)-C5)-methyltransferase TrmA has product MQCEYFGICGSCRDYEEGYAGQLNRKVSAVQAIFLPLYSGEIAISSSPTTQYRSRAEFKIYHDDEGMSYAMSRLDRQGALKIERCSIVSPYIASVMDKLLIEIGDLGIGHKLFGVDFLTSGEGEMTLSMLYHKALDEEWQNKARELEKRLGVYVIGRSRKQKLVLSQDYVTEKLQIAGREYRYIHIENSFTQPNPRVNEQMIEWSLSQLEGIGGDLLELYCGAGNFTIPFATRFERVLATEISKSSIHAAKQNMALNGVENIEFVRLSAEEFTCALDGGREFRRLEGLKVSDYHLKTLFVDPPRAGLGEEPCTFAARFDHLLYISCNPETLYRDLEILSQTHTITAMSAFDQFPYTHHLEMGVKLTKKGLA; this is encoded by the coding sequence GTGCAGTGTGAATATTTCGGGATTTGTGGAAGTTGCCGCGATTATGAAGAGGGGTATGCAGGACAACTAAACCGTAAAGTTTCAGCGGTTCAAGCAATATTTTTGCCTCTGTATTCAGGGGAGATTGCGATCTCTTCTTCACCGACTACGCAGTACCGTTCTCGCGCCGAATTCAAAATTTATCACGATGATGAGGGGATGTCGTATGCGATGAGCCGACTCGATCGGCAGGGTGCATTGAAAATAGAGCGTTGCTCTATCGTTTCTCCCTATATTGCTTCGGTGATGGATAAACTTCTGATCGAGATAGGTGATCTTGGCATAGGTCATAAGCTTTTCGGGGTTGATTTTTTAACCTCGGGCGAAGGGGAGATGACCCTCAGTATGCTCTATCATAAAGCGCTTGATGAAGAGTGGCAGAATAAAGCACGTGAACTCGAAAAACGGCTAGGGGTCTACGTCATCGGACGAAGCCGCAAACAAAAACTGGTTCTTTCCCAAGATTATGTCACCGAAAAACTGCAGATTGCTGGGCGCGAGTACCGCTATATCCATATCGAGAACAGTTTTACCCAGCCGAATCCGAGAGTCAATGAGCAGATGATAGAGTGGTCACTCTCTCAATTGGAGGGGATAGGCGGCGATCTACTCGAACTTTACTGCGGTGCCGGAAATTTTACGATCCCTTTTGCGACCAGATTTGAACGGGTATTGGCAACCGAAATCTCAAAATCATCGATCCACGCGGCAAAACAGAACATGGCTCTTAATGGGGTAGAAAATATCGAGTTCGTTCGTCTGAGTGCCGAAGAGTTTACCTGTGCACTCGATGGGGGACGTGAATTCCGCCGTTTGGAAGGGCTAAAAGTAAGCGATTATCATCTAAAGACTCTTTTTGTCGATCCTCCACGAGCAGGTTTAGGAGAAGAGCCGTGTACCTTTGCGGCACGTTTCGATCATCTTCTCTATATCTCATGCAATCCTGAGACACTGTATCGTGATTTGGAGATACTCTCTCAAACCCATACGATTACGGCTATGTCGGCATTTGATCAATTCCCCTACACTCACCATTTAGAGATGGGTGTGAAGCTAACCAAAAAAGGATTGGCGTGA
- the truA gene encoding tRNA pseudouridine(38-40) synthase TruA, with protein sequence MNRAKITMSYNGSAFMGSQQQPTTHETVIGTLIIALKRLKINSAPKGSGRTDRGVHATHQVMHIDLPLFWSDLQRLKEMLNLQLPNSLRILRIEFVESDFHARYSAKRRVYRYVIKEGNTNPFEDNFVSFIPTLNREVIRDSIRCFEGTHSFELFKKSGNDMDHFTRIIYRAYAYSHKGYFVLVFEGNGFLRSQIRLMVGFLLRISAGKATKEQLIEQLNCLKRYSTDIAPHNGLYLTHIKY encoded by the coding sequence TTGAACCGTGCCAAAATCACCATGAGCTATAACGGCTCGGCGTTTATGGGATCTCAACAGCAGCCCACCACCCATGAGACCGTTATCGGCACCCTCATCATCGCCCTCAAACGTCTCAAAATCAACTCCGCCCCCAAAGGTTCAGGCCGCACCGATCGAGGCGTTCACGCGACGCATCAAGTGATGCACATCGATCTCCCTCTGTTTTGGAGCGACCTTCAACGACTCAAAGAGATGCTCAACCTCCAGCTCCCAAACTCGTTACGGATCTTACGGATCGAATTTGTCGAAAGCGACTTTCACGCCCGCTACAGTGCCAAACGACGCGTCTATCGCTACGTCATCAAAGAGGGGAATACCAACCCGTTTGAAGACAACTTCGTCTCCTTTATCCCCACTCTCAACCGTGAAGTGATTCGTGATTCAATCAGATGTTTTGAGGGGACCCATAGTTTTGAACTTTTCAAAAAGAGCGGTAACGATATGGATCACTTCACCCGTATTATCTACCGTGCTTACGCCTACTCACACAAAGGATATTTTGTCCTGGTTTTCGAGGGAAACGGATTTTTACGCTCTCAAATCCGCCTGATGGTCGGGTTTTTGCTCCGTATCTCGGCGGGAAAAGCGACAAAAGAGCAGCTCATAGAGCAGTTAAACTGTCTCAAGCGATACTCCACCGATATCGCGCCGCATAACGGACTTTATCTAACGCACATTAAGTATTAG
- the fliP gene encoding flagellar type III secretion system pore protein FliP (The bacterial flagellar biogenesis protein FliP forms a type III secretion system (T3SS)-type pore required for flagellar assembly.), translating to MVLSSLYFGSVGLGRFFFLFLLIPYALWGADPQVPAMNFNLTAPESPAEVVSSLNVLLVLTVLFLAPSLVLVMTTFTRFVIVFGFLRQALGTQQVPPTQLLVMLALILTVFVMEPVATKAYEEGIKPYSEEKITYDEAFEKTTEPFKSFMVRNTREKDLALFLRIRHMENPQSIKEVPLTIVIPAFMISELKTAFEIGFLLFLPFLVIDMVVASILMSMGMMMLPPVMISMPFKILVFVMVDGWNLLIGNLIASVK from the coding sequence ATGGTATTATCATCTCTTTATTTTGGGAGTGTCGGTTTGGGTCGTTTTTTCTTTTTGTTTCTTTTAATTCCCTATGCTCTATGGGGTGCTGATCCGCAAGTTCCGGCAATGAATTTTAATCTCACAGCTCCCGAATCACCGGCTGAAGTGGTAAGTTCACTTAATGTTTTACTGGTTTTAACCGTACTGTTTTTAGCACCGAGTCTGGTGCTGGTGATGACGACTTTTACCCGTTTCGTTATCGTTTTCGGATTTTTGCGCCAAGCTTTGGGTACTCAGCAAGTCCCTCCGACACAGCTTCTTGTCATGCTGGCATTGATTTTGACGGTTTTCGTCATGGAGCCTGTCGCCACCAAAGCGTATGAGGAGGGGATTAAGCCCTACAGTGAAGAGAAAATCACGTACGATGAGGCATTTGAGAAAACAACCGAGCCGTTCAAAAGCTTTATGGTACGCAATACCCGTGAAAAAGATTTGGCCCTCTTTTTGCGTATACGTCATATGGAAAATCCTCAATCAATCAAAGAAGTTCCTCTCACCATTGTGATCCCGGCATTTATGATCAGTGAGCTCAAAACCGCTTTTGAGATCGGATTTCTCCTCTTTTTGCCGTTTCTCGTCATCGATATGGTCGTTGCTTCGATCCTGATGTCGATGGGTATGATGATGCTTCCCCCCGTTATGATCTCGATGCCGTTTAAAATACTCGTTTTTGTCATGGTTGACGGATGGAATTTGCTGATCGGTAATCTGATCGCCAGTGTTAAATAG